A genomic segment from Salvia splendens isolate huo1 chromosome 13, SspV2, whole genome shotgun sequence encodes:
- the LOC121760238 gene encoding cytochrome P450 71A9-like, producing the protein MILQIPFISILTLITFLVLNKRIRKPGKLPPGPRKLPIIGNLHQLGKFPHRSLQKLSQTHGDLMFLNLGFSPVLVISSAEKARDIFRNHDLAFSGRPALYALDKICYNLSCVSTAPYGAYWREARRILVLELMTAKRVDSFHHIRAEEVGRIVDFISGAAPDPVDLGSAVFAMSKNIISRAAFGEASGAGEAKGRSFEEIFHETQSIFAEFNPSDYFPGLSWVNRVNGVDRRIAENRRDLEGFFERVIGEHRDRTPADSGEGDIIDVLLRVQKESQLSDDQLKAILLDVFVGGTDTSSTTITWTMAELIRNPTVKRKAQQQVREITKGKPMVEESDLPKLSYLKQVIKESLRLHPPAPLLVPRETIEPCAIDGGRYHIPAKTRVFFNVSAMSSDPAVWENPREFSPERFEDRDVDFRGQHFELLPFGAGRRGCPGISFAMSVVELAVANLLFRFDWKLPEGMSEEDVDMEETVGVIMHKKTPLCLVACLVNN; encoded by the exons atgattcTGCAGATTCCCTTCATTTCCATTCTCACACTTATCACCTTCCTCGTACTAAACAAAAGAATCAGAAAGCCCGGAAAACTCCCTCCCGGGCCGCGAAAGCTCCCAATCATCGGCAACCTCCACCAGCTCGGCAAATTCCCCCACCGTTCcctccaaaaactctcccaaaCCCACGGCGATCTCATGTTCCTAAACCTCGGCTTCAGCCCGGTATTAGTCATCTCATCAGCCGAAAAAGCCCGCGATATCTTCAGAAACCACGACCTCGCCTTCTCGGGCCGGCCCGCTCTCTACGCACTCGACAAAATATGCTACAACCTCTCCTGCGTCTCGACCGCACCGTACGGAGCCTACTGGAGAGAAGCGCGGCGAATCTTAGTCCTCGAGCTGATGACGGCGAAGCGGGTCGATTCGTTCCACCACATTCGGGCCGAGGAAGTGGGCCGGATAGTCGACTTCATTTCTGGCGCTGCTCCGGACCCGGTCGATTTGGGCTCAGCGGTGTTTGCTATGTCGAAAAACATCATCAGCCGCGCCGCCTTTGGGGAAGCGAGCGGCGCCGGGGAGGCGAAGGGGAGGAGTTTTGAGGAGATTTTTCATGAGACGCAGAGTATTTTCGCGGAATTCAACCCGTCGGATTACTTTCCGGGTTTGAGCTGGGTTAATCGGGTCAATGGTGTGGATAGAAGGATTGCGGAGAATCGGCGAGATTTGGAGGGGTTTTTTGAGAGGGTGATCGGAGAGCATCGTGATCGGACGCCGGCGGATTCCGGCGAAGGGGATATAATCGATGTGTTGCTTCGAGTGCAAAAGGAATCTCAGCTCTCTGATGACCAGCTTAAGGCTATACTCTTG GATGTATTTGTAGGGGGAACTGACACTTCATCGACAACAATCACGTGGACAATGGCAGAACTCATCAGAAACCCAACAGTCAAACGAAAAGCTCAGCAACAAGTGCGAGAAATCACAAAAGGCAAACCAATGGTGGAAGAATCCGACCTCCCAAAACTCTCATACCTAAAGCAAGTGATCAAGGAGTCACTCCGCCTCCACCCGCCGGCGCCGCTGCTTGTTCCCCGAGAAACCATCGAGCCCTGCGCCATTGACGGTGGCAGGTACCACATTCCCGCCAAAACGAGGGTTTTCTTCAACGTGTCAGCGATGTCAAGTGATCCGGCCGTGTGGGAAAACCCTAGAGAATTCTCGCCGGAGAGGTTTGAGGATAGAGATGTCGATTTTAGAGGGCAGCATTTCGAGCTGCTGCCGTTTGGTGCCGGGAGGAGGGGGTGCCCCGGGATCAGTTTCGCGATGTCGGTGGTGGAGCTCGCGGTGGCGAATCTTCTGTTCCGATTTGATTGGAAGCTTCCGGAAGGAATGTCGGAGGAGGATGTTGATATGGAAGAAACCGTAGGGGTTATTATGCATAAGAAGACTCCTCTTTGCTTGGTAGCTTGCTTAGTGAATAATTAG
- the LOC121760137 gene encoding cytochrome P450 71A9-like: MIMQILIIPFLTFITLFFLVRNTRIRKPGKLPPGPRKLPIFGNLHQLGKLPHRSLQKLSQTHGDLMYLHLGFSPVLVVSSADKARDIFKHHDLAFSGRPALYAFDKICYNLSCVSTAPYGAYWREARRIVVLELMTAKRVDSFRHIRAEEVARMIDFISGAAPDPVDLSAAVFDMSNSVVTRAAFGAAGGGGGKSFKEIFGETQRLAAGFNLADYFPGLGWVNRVNGVDKRIAENRRDLEGFFERVIGEHRDRMVEDSGEVDIIDVLLRVQKESELTDDQLKAVLLDIFVAGTDTSAATIIWTMTELIRNPTVVRKAQQQVREIAKGKSMVEESDLPKLTYLKQVIKESFRLHPPAPLMIPRETIEPCAIDGGRYHIPAKTRVFFNVAAMSTDPLIWKNPREFSPERFEDSDVDFRGQHFELLPFGAGRRGCPGINFSIPVVELAVANLLFRFDWKLPEGISAKDIDMDESIGIVMHKKTPLCLIACSVNN; the protein is encoded by the exons atgattatGCAGATTCTCATCATTCCATTTCTCACATTCATCACACTCTTCTTCCTAGTAAGAAACACACGAATAAGAAAGCCCGGGAAACTCCCTCCCGGGCCGCGAAAGCTCCCGATCTTCGGCAACCTCCACCAGCTCGGCAAACTCCCCCACCGCTCcctccaaaaactctcccaaaCCCACGGCGATCTCATGTACTTACACCTCGGATTCAGCCCGGTATTAGTCGTCTCATCAGCCGACAAAGCCCGTGATATCTTCAAGCACCACGACCTCGCCTTCTCGGGCCGGCCCGCTCTCTACGCATTCGACAAAATATGCTACAACCTCTCCTGCGTCTCGACCGCACCGTACGGAGCCTACTGGAGGGAGGCCCGCAGAATCGTAGTCCTCGAGCTGATGACGGCGAAGCGGGTCGATTCGTTCCGCCACATCCGGGCCGAGGAAGTGGCCCGGATGATCGACTTCATCTCGGGTGCTGCTCCGGACCCGGTCGACTTGAGCGCGGCGGTGTTTGATATGTCGAACAGCGTCGTCACCCGCGCCGCGTTTGGGGCGGCGGGAGGCGGCGGCGGGAAGAGTTTCAAGGAGATTTTTGGTGAGACGCAGAGGCTTGCGGCAGGGTTTAATTTGGCGGATTATTTTCCGGGTTTGGGTTGGGTTAATCGGGTCAATGGTGTGGATAAAAGGATTGCGGAGAATCGTCGAGATTTGGAGGGGTTTTTTGAGAGGGTTATCGGAGAGCATCGTGATCGGATGGTGGAGGATTCCGGCGAAGTGGATATCATTGATGTGTTGCTTCGAGTGCAGAAGGAATCGGAGCTCACTGATGATCAGCTCAAGGCTGTGCTCTtg GATATATTTGTTGCGGGAACCGACACTTCGGCGGCAACGATCATATGGACGATGACCGAACTCATCAGGAACCCAACCGTCGTACGAAAAGCTCAACAACAAGTCCGAGAAATCGCGAAAGGTAAATCCATGGTGGAAGAATCAGACCTCCCAAAACTCACATACCTAAAGCAAGTCATCAAGGAGTCATTCCGGCTCCACCCGCCAGCGCCACTGATGATTCCGCGAGAAACCATCGAGCCATGCGCCATCGACGGTGGTAGGTACCACATTCCCGCCAAAACAAGGGTTTTCTTCAACGTGGCAGCAATGTCGACGGATCCATTAATATGGAAAAACCCTAGGGAATTCTCTCCGGAGAGGTTCGAGGATAGCGACGTCGATTTTAGAGGGCAGCATTTCGAGCTGCTGCCGTTTGGTGCTGGGAGGAGGGGGTGCCCTGGGATCAACTTCTCGATTCCGGTGGTGGAGCTGGCCGTGGCGAATCTTTTGTTCCGATTCGATTGGAAGCTTCCAGAAGGAATCTCAGCGAAGGATATTGATATGGATGAATCTATTGGGATTGTTATGCATAAGAAGACTCCTCTTTGCTTAATAGCTTGCTCAGTGAATAATTAG
- the LOC121761342 gene encoding cytochrome P450 71A9-like, producing the protein MNLQIPYMIPLLTFIITLLFLIINKAIRKPGKLPPGPRKLPIIGNLHQLGKLPHRSLQKLSQKHGDLMCLHLGFRPVLVVSSADKARDIFRNHDLAFSGRPALYAFTKICYNLSCVSTAPYGAYWREARRILVNELMTAKRVGSFGHIRTEEVGRMIDSISGAVDLSAAVFDMSNRFVTRAVFGAAGGAGDGRSFREIFGELQRLGVEFNLADYFPGMGWVNRINGVDRRIAESRRDLEGVFERVIGEHRDRTAADSGEGDIVDVLLRVQKESQLTDDQLKAMLLDVFVAGIDTSVATIIWIMAELIKNPTVKQKAQQQVREIAKGKSMVEESDLPRLTYLKQVIKESFRLHPPAPLLVPRETIEPCAIDGGKYHIPAKTRVFFNAAAMSVDPAVWKNPREFSPERFEDSDVDFRGQHFELLPFGAGRRGCPGINFSISVVELAVANLLFRFDWKLPDGISAKDIDMDESVGVVMHKKTPLCLVACSVNN; encoded by the exons atgaATCTGCAGATTCCATACATGATTCCACTTCTCACATTCATCATCACACTCCTCTTCCTAATAATAAACAAAGCAATCAGAAAGCCCGGGAAGCTCCCTCCCGGGCCGCGAAAGCTCCCGATCATTGGGAACCTCCATCAGCTCGGCAAACTCCCCCACCGCTCcctccaaaaactctcccaaaAACACGGCGATCTCATGTGCTTACACCTCGGATTCAGGCCGGTATTAGTCGTGTCATCAGCCGACAAAGCCCGTGATATCTTCAGAAACCACGACCTCGCCTTCTCGGGCCGGCCCGCCCTCTACGCATTCACCAAAATATGTTACAACCTCTCCTGCGTCTCGACCGCACCGTACGGAGCCTACTGGAGAGAAGCGCGGAGAATCTTAGTCAACGAGCTGATGACGGCGAAGCGGGTCGGGTCGTTCGGCCACATCCGGACCGAGGAAGTTGGCCGGATGATCGACTCCATTTCGGGCGCGGTCGACTTGAGCGCGGCGGTGTTTGATATGTCGAACAGATTCGTCACCCGCGCTGTGTTCGGGGCGGCCGGGGGGGCTGGGGATGGGAGGAGTTTCAGGGAGATTTTTGGTGAGTTGCAGAGGCTTGGCGTAGAGTTTAACTTGGCGGATTATTTTCCGGGTATGGGTTGGGTTAATCGGATCAATGGTGTGGATAGAAGGATTGCGGAGAGTCGTCGGGATTTGGAAGGGGTTTTTGAGAGGGTGATCGGAGAGCATCGTGATCGGACGGCTGCGGATTCCGGCGAAGGGGATATCGTTGATGTGCTGCTTCGAGTGCAGAAGGAATCTCAGCTCACGGATGATCAGCTTAAGGCTATGCTCTTG GATGTATTTGTGGCGGGAATCGACACTTCGGTGGCAACAATCATATGGATAATGGCGGAACTCATAAAAAACCCAACCGTCAAACAAAAAGCTCAACAACAAGTGCGAGAAATCGCAAAAGGTAAATCCATGGTGGAAGAATCAGACCTCCCAAGACTCACATACCTAAAACAAGTCATCAAGGAGTCATTCCGGCTCCACCCACCGGCGCCGCTACTAGTTCCCCGAGAAACCATAGAGCCTTGCGCCATTGACGGCGGCAAGTACCATATTCCCGCGAAAACGAGGGTTTTCTTCAATGCAGCAGCAATGTCTGTGGATCCGGCGGTATGGAAAAACCCTAGGGAATTCTCTCCGGAGAGGTTCGAGGATAGCGACGTCGATTTTAGAGGGCAACATTTCGAGCTGCTGCCGTTTGGTGCTGGGAGGAGGGGTTGCCCCGGGATCAACTTCTCGATTTCAGTGGTGGAGCTGGCCGTGGCGAATCTTTTGTTCCGATTCGATTGGAAGCTTCCGGATGGAATCTCAGCGAAGGATATTGATATGGATGAATCGGTTGGGGTTGTTATGCATAAGAAGACTCCTCTTTGCTTAGTAGCTTGCTCAGTAAATAATTAG
- the LOC121762035 gene encoding cytochrome P450 71A9-like, translated as MNLQIPYMIPLLTFITLLFLVRVLNKRIRKPGKLPPGPRKLPIIGNLHQLGKLPHRSLQKLSQTHGDLMSLHLGFQPALVVSSAEKARDIFKHHDLAISSRPAVYAIGKICYNFSCVSSAPYGAYWREARRIVVVELMTAKRVDSFRHIRAEEVARMIEFISGTAPDPVDLSSAVFAMSNSIVSRAAFGKEGGGGGDGKGRSFLEIFREAQKFVGEFNVADYFPGLDWVNRINGVDRRIAENFRDLEGFFERVIGEHRDRAVEDSGEGDIIDVLLRVQKQSELTDDQLKAILMDVFIAGTDTSVSIIVWIMAELIRNPTARQKAQRQVREIAKGKPMVEESDLPNLPYLKQVIKEAFRLHPPAPLLIPRETTEPCTIDGGRYHIPAKTRVFFNVAAMSTDPTVWENPREFSPERFEDSGVDYRGQHFELLPFGAGRRGCPGISFSVPVVELTVANLLLRFDWKLPEGMSEEDVDMEEAIGVTIHKKVPLCLVACSVNNY; from the exons atgaATCTGCAGATTCCATACATGATTCCACTTCTCACATTCATCACACTCCTCTTCCTAGTCCGAGTACTAAACAAAAGAATCAGAAAGCCCGGGAAACTCCCTCCCGGGCCGCGAAAGCTCCCGATCATCGGCAACCTCCACCAGCTCGGCAAACTCCCCCACCGCTCCCTCCAAAAACTCTCACAAACCCACGGCGATCTCATGTCGCTACACCTCGGATTCCAACCAGCACTCGTCGTCTCATCCGCCGAAAAAGCCCGCGACATTTTCAAGCACCACGACCTCGCAATCTCGAGCCGGCCCGCTGTCTACGCAATTGGAAAAATATGCTACAACTTCTCCTGCGTCTCGTCCGCACCGTACGGAGCCTACTGGAGGGAGGCCCGCAGAATCGTAGTCGTCGAGCTGATGACGGCGAAGCGGGTTGATTCGTTCCGCCACATCCGGGCCGAGGAAGTGGCCCGGATGATCGAATTCATCTCGGGTACCGCTCCGGACCCGGTGGATTTGAGCTCGGCGGTGTTTGCGATGTCGAACAGCATCGTCAGCCGCGCCGCATTCGGGAAggagggcggcggcggcggggatGGGAAGGGACGGAGTTTCTTGGAGATTTTTCGTGAGGCGCAGAAATTTGTGGGAGAGTTTAACGTTGCGGATTATTTTCCGGGTTTGGATTGGGTTAATCGGATCAATGGTGTGGACAGAAGGATTGCGGAGAATTTTCGAGATTTGGAGGGGTTTTTTGAGAGGGTGATCGGAGAGCATCGTGATCGGGCGGTGGAGGATTCCGGCGAGGGGGATATCATTGATGTGTTGCTTCGAGTGCAGAAGCAATCGGAGCTCACTGATGATCAGCTTAAGGCTATACTCAtg GATGTATTCATAGCGGGAACCGACACTTCAGTATCAATAATCGTGTGGATAATGGCTGAACTCATCAGAAACCCAACCGCCCGACAAAAAGCTCAACGACAAGTGCGAGAAATCGCGAAAGGCAAACCCATGGTGGAAGAATCAGACCTCCCAAACCTCCCATACCTAAAGCAAGTCATCAAGGAGGCATTCCGCCTCCACCCGCCGGCGCCGCTGCTGATCCCACGAGAAACCACCGAGCCTTGCACCATCGACGGCGGCAGGTACCACATTCCCGCCAAAACGAGGGTTTTCTTCAACGTGGCAGCGATGTCGACAGATCCAACGGTGTGGGAAAACCCTAGGGAATTCTCCCCGGAGAGGTTCGAGGATAGCGGCGTCGATTATAGAGGGCAGCATTTCGAGCTGCTGCCGTTTGGTGCCGGGAGGAGGGGGTGCCCCGGGATTAGTTTCTCGGTTCCGGTGGTGGAGCTCACGGTGGCGAATCTTCTATTGCGATTCGATTGGAAGCTTCCGGAAGGAATGTCGGAGGAGGATGTTGATATGGAGGAAGCGATTGGGGTTACAATACATAAGAAGGTTCCTCTTTGCTTGGTAGCTTGCTCGGTGAATAATTATTGa